From a region of the Etheostoma cragini isolate CJK2018 chromosome 22, CSU_Ecrag_1.0, whole genome shotgun sequence genome:
- the nom1 gene encoding nucleolar MIF4G domain-containing protein 1, translating to MKGKWNQNSKKKKGNVVLQKYLVAVDEFIKSKSGPEEEENDHGLRFVKKKSRKELRKEKRKMKKAKMKSYYEGKKPVSLPLDDGENSGKPADEHPRQQQQQQQQQQQQQQQKKKKKTKTEVSKAQSSSAPTDKSDSSKTPSSSKKGKKINKLQESRKKALLEANEDEDREIKKLERYLGLNKRKNKKSLPQSFVADGLDYILGMLDSGSSAVGMYDEDDDMDMAKDNFKKLDENDSQLSDEEPGDETATEGSNEDVDSFDDENGVDEEASVDDNEVVHEEEAEEEEEEMEAELDESDAADLDDENEEEIVEEADPPASGSKSETVISSAGKYVPPQLRGNGDDKRKAELEKLKRNVKGLVNRLSEPNMASISGQLEELYMSCSRKDMNDTLTEVLLAACVTPSLMPDRLLMEHVLLVSVLHYAVGLEVGAHFLETVVRRFDEMYHNSSESKECDNLVAIVSHLYNFQVVHSVLIFDILKLLVGAFTEKDIELVLLVLKNVGFALRKDDALALKELISEGQRKATVMGSNLQDQTRVRFMLETMLALKNNDMRKIPGYDPEPMEKLRKLQRTLIQRRAGGNDMKLRVSLNNLLAAEQVGRWWIVGSSWSGAPMIGEQGTTTSKQSTAEGQFSAKVLELARKQRMNTEVRRNIFCVIMTSEDYLDAFEKLLRMGLKDKQEREIIHVLMDCCLQEKTFNAYYAVLGEKFCSQDRRFQMTFQFSLWDKFRELSNLPSSTFNNLVQLVTHFLQKKCLSLSILKVIEFGELDKTTVRFLRLVLTKLLKDLEPEDLASIFGRISGIPKLGMLREGLKLFISHFLLKNAQSKEPAEQAVMLSKGAQVATKAMEAKEAKHKL from the exons ATGAAGGGCAAATGGAATCAGAACAGcaaaaagaagaagggaaatGTTGTGTTACAGAAGTACTTGGTGGCAGTAGATGagtttattaaaagtaaaagtggccctgaagaagaggaaaatgacCATGGCTTGagatttgtaaaaaagaaaagcagaaaagagcTGCGCAAAGAAAAGcgaaaaatgaaaaaagccaagatgaaaagttattatgAGGGTAAGAAGCCCGTCAGTTTACCCCTGGATGATGGCGAGAACTCAGGAAAACCAGCTGATGAACACccccggcagcagcagcagcagcaacaacaacaacaacaacaacaacaacagaagaagaagaagaaaacaaagacagaagtgTCAAAGGCACAGTCCAGTAGTGCTCCTACAGATAAATCAGACAGCTCTAAAACACCATCATCTTCCAAGAAAGGCAAGAAGATCAATAAGCTTCAAGaatcaagaaaaaaagcacTCCTGGAGGCCAATGAAGACGAGgacagagaaataaagaaattagAGCGCTACCTGGGAttaaacaagagaaaaaacaagaaaagtctTCCTCAATCCTTTGTGGCTGATGGACTTGATTACATCCTAGGTATGCTTGACTCTGGCTCATCGGCTGTGGGGATGTACGATGAGGATGATGACATGGACATGGCTAAGGATAACTTTAAAAAGCTTGATGAGAATGACTCTCAGCTGTCAGATGAGGAACCTGGAGATGAGACGGCGACTGAGGGCAGCAATGAAGATGTGGACTCATTTGACGATGAAAATGGAGTAGATGAGGAGGCCAGTGTTGATGATAATGAAGTGGTTCATGAGGAggaagcagaggaggaggaggaggaaatggaGGCTGAGCTGGATGAGAGTGATGCAGCTGACTTAGACgatgaaaatgaagaagaaataGTGGAAGAAGCAGACCCTCCTGCATCAGGCTCAAAGTCAGAAACG GTCATCTCTTCAGCAGGCAAGTATGTGCCGCCTCAATTGCGAGGCAACGGAGATGATAAACGCAAAGCTGAGCTTGAAAAACTGAAGAGGAATGTGAAAGGTCTGGTGAACAG GCTGAGCGAGCCCAACATGGCGTCCATCAGTGGTCAGCTGGAGGAGCTGTACATGAGCTGCAGCAGGAAGGACATGAATGATACCCTAACGGAGGTGCTACTAGCGGCCTGCGTCACCCCGTCCCTGATGCCTGACAGACTACTGATGGAGCACGTCCTGCTTGTCAGCGTCCTCCATTACGCCGTTGGCTTAGAG GTGGGAGCCCATTTTCTGGAGACGGTTGTGCGAAGGTTTGACGAGATGTACCACAACTCGTCTGAAAGCAAGGAATGCGACAACTTGGTTGCTATTGTCAGTCACCTCTATAACTTCCAGGTGGTGCATTCTGTCCTCATCTTTGACATCCTAAAACTTTTGGTCGGAGCTTTTACAGAGAAGGACATTGAACTGGTTTTATTAGTGCTGAAGAATGTCGGTTTCGCCCTGAGGAAGGACGACGCTCTTGCTCTCAAGGAGCTTATCTCTGAAGGCCAACGTAAGGCCACCGTCATGGGCTCCAATCTCCAGGATCAGACTAGG GTGCGTTTTATGCTGGAAACCATGCTGGCTTTGAAGAACAATGATATGAGGAAGATCCCAGGCTACGATCCTGAGCCTATGGAGAAACTGAGGAAGTTGCAGAGGACTCTG ATCCAGCGACGTGCAGGAGGCAATGACATGAAGCTGAGGGTCTCTCTGAACAATCTCCTGGCAGCAGAGCAAGTGGGCCGCTGGTGGATTGTCGGCTCGTCGTGGAGCGGCGCGCCCATGATTGGCGAACAAGGGACCACAACCTCAAAACAGAGCACTGCTGAAGGACAG tttaGTGCCAAAGTCTTAGAGCTGGCTAGGAAACAGAGGATGAACACTGAGGTCAGAAGAAACATCTTCTGTGTGATAATGACCAGCGAAGATTACCTGGATGCCTTTGAGAAACTGCTCAG GATGGGCCTAAAGGAcaagcaggagagagagattatTCATGTTCTGATGGACTGCTGTCTGCAGGAGAAAACCTTCAATGCCTATTACGCTGTACTGGGAGAAAAATTCTGCTCCCAGGATCGCCGCTTCCAG ATGACTTTCCAGTTCAGCCTATGGGACAAGTTCCGGGAGCTGTCCAACCTTCCCAGCAGCACTTTTAACAACCTGGTTCAGCTGGTGACCCACTTCCTTCAGAAGAAGTGCCTCTCACTCTCCATACTCAAA GTAATAGAGTTCGGGGAGCTAGATAAGACCACCGTGCGATTCTTGCGTTTGGTACTCACCAAACTGCTAAAAGACCTTGAGCCTGAGGACCTAGCCAGCATATTTGGAAG GATTTCAGGTATTCCCAAGCTAGGAATGCTGCGGGAGGGCTTGAAGCTTTTCATCAGCCACTTCCTACTGAAGAATGCCCAGTCAAAGGAACCAGCTGAGCAAGCAGTAATGCTGTCAAAAGGCGCCCAGGTTGCCACCAAAGCCATGGAGGCCAAAGAGGCCAAGCATAAACTGTAA
- the mnx1 gene encoding motor neuron and pancreas homeobox protein 1 — MEKSKNFRIDALLAVDTPKAQTSPLALVTSLSSSSIPSSGSLAGPELSAESLRTETPSPPRISNCGLIPKPGFLNSPHSMVGLHPQSTAGIPAQALYGHPMYTYSAAALTGQHPALSYSYPHGSHHHHSDPIKLTASTFQLDHWLRVSTAGMMLPKMSDFNSQAQSNLLGKCRRPRTAFTSQQLLELEHQFKLNKYLSRPKRFEVATSLMLTETQVKIWFQNRRMKWKRSKKAKEQAAQEAEKQKGNKGGQEQSDGLQQSDYKSKTDSKNGRIRDFRDSDDDEGDTFLYNSSDCSSDDERNHTSDISPQP, encoded by the exons ATGGAGAAATCTAAAAACTTTCGCATTGACGCTCTTTTAGCAGTAGATACACCCAAGGCGCAGACTTCTCCGCTTGCTCTGGTCACttccctgtcctcctcctccatcccgTCGTCTGGAAGTTTGGCAGGCCCGGAGCTAAGCGCAGAGTCTTTACGCACTGAGACGCCGTCTCCGCCAAGGATCTCCAACTGCGGGTTGATTCCTAAACCGGGTTTCCTGAACAGTCCGCACAGCATGGTTGGATTACATCCGCAGAGTACTGCAGGGATCCCCGCACAGGCTCTCTACGGCCATCCTATGTACACCTACTCCGCAGCTGCCCTCACAGGCCAACACCCTGCCCTGTCTTACTCCTATCCACACGGCTCCCATCACCACCACAGTGATCCCATCAAACTGACAGCCAGCACCTTCCAGCTGGACCACTGGCTCCGGGTCTCCACAGCCGGGATGATGCTGCCCAAAATGTCTGACTTTAATT ctCAAGCTCAGTCCAACTTGCTTGGTAAGTGCAGACGACCAAGAACTGCATTCACAAGTCAGCagctgctggagctggagcATCAATTCAAACTGAATAAGTACCTGTCACGACCGAAGCGCTTTGAAGTGGCCACGTCCCTCATGCTGACAGAAACTCAG GTTAAAATCTGGTTCCAAAACAGACGCATGAAATGGAAGAGAAGTAAGAAGGCCAAAGAGCAGGCCGCCCAGGAGGCCGAGAAGCAGAAAGGCAACAAGGGCGGCCAGGAGCAATCTGACGGACTTCAACAGTCGGACTATAAGAGCAAGACAGACTCAAAAAATGGCAGAATAAGAGACTTTCGAGACAGTGATGACGACGAAGGCGATACTTTCCTGTACAACTCGTCAGACTGCTCCTCAGACGACGAGAGGAATCACACCAGTGACATAAGTCCGCAGCCTTGA